The following proteins are encoded in a genomic region of Clarias gariepinus isolate MV-2021 ecotype Netherlands chromosome 12, CGAR_prim_01v2, whole genome shotgun sequence:
- the LOC128534393 gene encoding small integral membrane protein 30-like → MASALTVPGVFAVLFLCFVSTVQPVEAYDGGDAVALLLGMAITVVGFCACLGWYSRRRSGQF, encoded by the coding sequence ATGGCGTCTGCATTGACTGTACCAGGCGTGTTCGCGGTGCTGTTTCTCTGCTTTGTGAGCACCGTGCAGCCCGTGGAGGCTTATGACGGCGGGGACGCTGTGGCTCTGCTCTTGGGGATGGCCATCACGGTGGTCGGCTTCTGCGCGTGTCTCGGCTGGTACTCACGGAGACGCAGCGGACAGTTTTGA
- the gpr85 gene encoding probable G protein-coupled receptor 85, whose protein sequence is MIPPPSMANYSHAGDHNILQNVSPLATFLKLTSLGFIIGVGVVGNLLISILLVKDKSLHRAPYYFLLDLCASDILRSAICFPFVFTSVKNGSAWTYGTLTCKVIAFLGVLSCFHTAFMLFCVSVTRYLAIAHHRFYTKRLTLWTCLAVVCMVWTLSVAMAFPPVLDVGTYSFIREEDQCTFQHRSFRANDSLGFMLLLALILLATQLVYLKLIFFVHDRRKMKPVQFVPAVSQNWTFHGPGASGQAAANWLAGFGRGPTPPTLLGIRQNGNAAGRRRLLVLDEFKTEKRISRMFYVMTFFFLSLWGPYLVACYWRVFARGPAVPGGYLTAAVWMSFAQAAVNPFICIFSNRELRRCFSTTLLYCRKSRLPREPYCVI, encoded by the coding sequence ATGATCCCTCCTCCATCTATGGCGAACTATAGCCATGCAGGGGACCACAACATCTTGCAGAATGTCTCTCCCCTCGCCACATTCCTCAAACTAACCTCCCTGGGCTTCATCATTGGCGTCGGTGTGGTGGGAAACCTTCTGATCTCCATCCTGCTGGTGAAAGACAAAAGCCTGCACCGTGCGCCCTACTACTTTTTGTTGGACCTGTGCGCCTCAGACATCCTGCGCTCAGCCATCTGCTTCCCCTTTGTATTTACCTCGGTGAAGAACGGCTCAGCGTGGACGTACGGCACCCTCACGTGCAAAGTGATTGCCTTCCTGGGTGTGCTTTCCTGCTTCCACACAGCCTTTATGCTGTTTTGTGTCAGTGTGACACGATACCTAGCTATTGCACACCACCGCTTCTATACCAAGCGGCTGACCCTGTGGACGTGCTTGGCTGTGGTGTGCATGGTATGGACATTGTCAGTGGCCATGGCGTTTCCGCCTGTGCTGGATGTGGGCACATACTCGTTCATTCGCGAGGAGGACCAGTGCACATTTCAGCACCGTTCATTCCGTGCCAACGACTCACTGGGCTTCATGCTGCTGCTTGCCCTGATCCTCCTGGCCACCCAGCTTGTCTACCTCAAGCTCATATTCTTTGTTCATGACCGGCGCAAGATGAAACCAGTCCAGTTCGTGCCTGCTGTCAGTCAAAACTGGACCTTCCACGGGCCAGGGGCCAGCGGGCAAGCAGCGGCTAACTGGCTGGCTGGTTTCGGCCGAGGCCCGACGCCTCCAACCTTGCTGGGCATCCGTCAGAACGGCAACGCGGCAGGTCGGCGACGCCTTCTGGTGTTGGACGAGTTTAAAACTGAGAAGAGGATAAGCAGAATGTTTTATGTCATGACTTTCTTCTTCCTAAGTCTGTGGGGGCCCTACCTAGTGGCATGCTACTGGAGAGTGTTTGCCCGTGGCCCTGCCGTGCCAGGAGGCTATCTCACAGCAGCTGTATGGATGAGCTTCGCTCAGGCTGCTGTCAATCCCTTCATTTGCATCTTCTCCAACCGTGAGCTCAGACGTTGCTTCAGCACCACGCTCCTCTACTGCAGAAAGTCCAGGTTACCCAGGGAACCCTACTGTGTTATATGA